One window from the genome of Echinicola vietnamensis DSM 17526 encodes:
- a CDS encoding glycosyltransferase family 4 protein, with product MKKRILIDIYYLHVAQTGIRTYTESLIEATERSGKDGPFDYIISPKYSSLKSSTFFKGKTPKWKNLLFQLLYFLRKAVVLPILTYWHRSDMVFSPDILSPLWARGVKVSVLHDAFFWENPDHYNPHWRKYFLGLLSFSLRTNAEVVTITEYSKKQLQHYLDLPKLPIHVVYPATNVAAKPESNVPSPLASPYFLHVGVMEKRKNLVTLIQAFDHFRKAGGYPDFKLVLVGQRGPRRDLDDYENVLQEIDRLALKEQVILPGFVSREVLESYYHHASAYVFPSCSEGFGMPVLEAFSYQLPVIISRQGALMEVGGDAVIYPRDHSADAFAEVMRRVVQDVPLRTSLIEKGNKRLASFGGQRFLDDLEKCFLRML from the coding sequence ATGAAAAAGAGGATTCTCATCGATATCTATTACCTCCATGTAGCACAGACGGGTATTCGGACATATACCGAATCCTTGATCGAAGCCACTGAGCGTAGTGGGAAGGATGGGCCTTTTGACTATATTATCAGCCCGAAGTACTCTTCCCTTAAGTCCAGCACTTTCTTTAAAGGCAAAACCCCTAAATGGAAAAACCTGCTCTTTCAGTTACTTTATTTTTTACGGAAAGCAGTGGTGTTGCCTATTTTGACGTATTGGCATCGTAGTGACATGGTCTTTTCTCCAGATATCCTTTCTCCATTGTGGGCTCGGGGAGTGAAGGTTTCAGTACTTCATGACGCCTTTTTTTGGGAAAATCCTGACCATTATAATCCCCACTGGCGAAAGTATTTTCTGGGACTACTGTCATTTTCACTTCGTACCAATGCAGAAGTGGTCACCATCACGGAATATTCAAAAAAGCAACTTCAGCACTATTTGGACCTTCCCAAATTGCCCATTCATGTGGTTTATCCGGCTACCAATGTGGCGGCAAAACCTGAATCTAACGTTCCATCTCCATTGGCCTCCCCCTACTTTCTCCATGTGGGGGTGATGGAAAAGCGAAAAAATTTGGTCACCCTTATCCAAGCGTTTGATCACTTCCGGAAAGCGGGCGGTTATCCAGATTTTAAGCTTGTTTTGGTAGGTCAGCGTGGACCGCGGAGGGATTTGGATGACTATGAAAATGTGCTTCAAGAAATCGATCGATTAGCTTTAAAAGAACAGGTGATCCTGCCCGGTTTTGTAAGCCGAGAAGTATTGGAAAGCTATTATCATCATGCTTCGGCTTATGTCTTTCCTTCATGTAGTGAGGGCTTTGGGATGCCCGTGCTAGAGGCATTTTCTTATCAGCTGCCCGTGATTATCTCCCGGCAGGGCGCCTTGATGGAGGTGGGTGGTGATGCCGTGATCTACCCTAGAGATCACTCGGCAGATGCTTTTGCGGAAGTGATGAGGCGCGTAGTACAAGACGTTCCGCTAAGGACATCCCTGATCGAAAAAGGGAATAAGCGACTTGCGAGCTTTGGAGGTCAGCGGTTTTTAGACGACTTGGAGAAGTGTTTTTTAAGGATGTTGTAG
- a CDS encoding acyltransferase, with product MANFIQRTLTNLTGIDLSDRFDENWDSLSTLGVLWRMSGWFIRGCFRRLWFKSSEGMLLIGKRVTIRQARYLSVGKNFIAQDNCEINCLSQKGIVFGDKVTVGSYAIIRPTNLYGGEAGVGLKVGNNSSIGPYAYIGCSGYIEIGDNVMMSPRVSIYSENHNFDDTESPMIEQGVTRSFAKIEDDCWIASNSIILAGVTVGKGSVVAAGSVVTKDVPPYSIVGGNPAKLLKTRFEQKSAGKTANDQ from the coding sequence ATGGCAAATTTTATCCAACGAACCCTTACTAACCTCACAGGAATAGACTTGTCGGACAGGTTTGATGAGAATTGGGACAGTCTATCTACTCTTGGAGTCTTATGGCGTATGAGTGGATGGTTTATTAGGGGGTGTTTCCGCAGGTTGTGGTTTAAGTCCTCCGAGGGAATGCTACTGATCGGCAAAAGAGTGACGATCCGGCAAGCCCGCTACCTGTCTGTAGGCAAGAATTTTATCGCCCAGGATAATTGTGAGATCAATTGTCTATCCCAAAAAGGCATTGTATTTGGGGATAAAGTGACCGTGGGGAGTTATGCCATTATCCGGCCTACCAATCTCTACGGCGGTGAAGCCGGAGTGGGGTTAAAAGTCGGAAACAACTCCAGCATTGGCCCATATGCCTATATCGGATGTTCGGGGTACATTGAGATCGGTGATAACGTGATGATGTCCCCCAGAGTTAGCATTTATTCCGAGAACCATAATTTTGACGATACCGAAAGCCCGATGATCGAACAGGGGGTGACCAGGTCCTTTGCCAAGATAGAGGATGATTGTTGGATTGCCAGTAATTCCATAATTTTGGCAGGAGTAACGGTCGGTAAAGGATCAGTGGTGGCTGCCGGAAGTGTGGTGACCAAAGACGTGCCGCCTTACTCCATTGTAGGTGGTAATCCCGCAAAACTTTTAAAAACTAGATTTGAGCAAAAATCAGCAGGTAAAACAGCAAATGATCAATAA
- a CDS encoding glycosyltransferase family 2 protein, producing the protein MGKATPSVAIIVLNWNGYGHTKNCLKSLQVAEMEDAEVIVVDNASEDGSAARLQAEFPQHTYLLNDQNLGFTGGNNVAIKHALERNIPYIMLLNNDTEVVPGFLTYLMDELKGNAKLAAVQPLMYYLHDREKVWNAGGRYHRWTGGSTSITQKQALSSPYPTDWITGCCILARAEVIREVGLLNEHYFAYFEDVDWSLRMRKHGYGLAVVPAAVIYHEAGASSKAKKKGKEGVLSPKVHYLNTRNQLFQLRNHVRFPHGLVAWPVQLAKLALYALYFLVRRRMEKLRALGKGLSDGLSLKC; encoded by the coding sequence ATGGGAAAAGCGACACCTTCTGTGGCCATTATCGTCCTAAATTGGAACGGTTATGGGCATACCAAGAACTGCCTGAAATCACTGCAAGTCGCTGAAATGGAAGATGCGGAAGTGATCGTGGTCGACAATGCTTCTGAAGATGGATCCGCAGCACGGCTACAAGCCGAATTTCCGCAACATACCTATCTCCTAAACGATCAAAATTTAGGCTTTACCGGAGGCAATAATGTGGCCATCAAGCACGCCTTAGAAAGAAACATCCCCTATATCATGCTGCTGAACAATGACACCGAAGTGGTTCCGGGTTTTTTGACGTACTTGATGGATGAGCTTAAGGGCAATGCTAAGCTGGCGGCCGTTCAGCCCCTGATGTATTACCTTCACGATAGGGAAAAGGTATGGAATGCCGGTGGCAGGTACCATAGGTGGACCGGTGGATCTACCTCCATTACCCAAAAACAAGCCCTTTCTTCCCCCTATCCCACGGATTGGATCACGGGCTGCTGCATCTTGGCAAGGGCGGAGGTAATCCGGGAAGTAGGCCTGCTAAATGAGCACTATTTTGCGTATTTTGAGGACGTGGACTGGTCCTTGAGGATGCGGAAACATGGATATGGCCTGGCCGTGGTTCCCGCTGCTGTCATCTACCACGAGGCAGGCGCTTCTTCCAAAGCCAAAAAGAAGGGAAAAGAAGGTGTCCTAAGCCCCAAGGTCCATTACCTCAATACCCGAAACCAACTGTTCCAATTGCGAAACCACGTTCGCTTTCCCCATGGACTGGTAGCTTGGCCCGTCCAGTTGGCTAAACTGGCCCTATATGCCCTTTACTTTCTGGTTCGACGTAGAATGGAGAAATTAAGGGCGTTGGGAAAAGGCCTCAGTGACGGCTTATCGCTAAAATGTTGA
- a CDS encoding O-antigen ligase family protein, producing the protein MLFLIVLIYIIPLLMVTIYQIVFKGKWEWVIFFMILFLPAYTVILSITYQATTSVLLTNVFKYMKELVLLLALLSFILYRKNIFDDAYRLRITDKLFLLFYLLCAIFLILPIGTADFTTKAIYFKNVLIMGLMYFFGRNTTLKDGEFRTMFMLIMVIFVSAFGLNIFEKITHLHFQHISGYALYNRVINDVEPSGNYGLTWTFETQTAGMRLASFFSDPLDLASSCLIGFSVGLIGYLTSKREQSWLFISIMVCALGSLFFAASRASFASFFIMLCFIAMIFRLYGLIKFGLMLILGFVIYVVYFSSDEFYYFVVDTLTFENASSMGHLLAWIEAFNQMVIAPLGSGLATSGNASGVTDELRIGGENQFLIFGVQLGVLGMLLYIAILATGIWTAIQAFRYSKDTHLARIAFVAATVKVGLLLPLFTANAELYAFVSWVSWWMIGLSVKTYNETAYNRQLILQHN; encoded by the coding sequence GTGCTTTTTTTAATTGTACTGATCTATATCATACCCTTGCTGATGGTGACGATTTATCAAATTGTTTTCAAAGGCAAATGGGAATGGGTGATTTTTTTTATGATCCTTTTTCTTCCTGCCTATACGGTGATCTTGAGCATTACCTATCAAGCGACCACTTCAGTGCTGCTAACCAATGTTTTTAAATATATGAAGGAGCTGGTGCTGTTATTGGCATTGCTTTCCTTTATCCTATACCGAAAGAATATTTTTGATGATGCATACCGGCTAAGGATTACCGACAAACTGTTCCTCCTCTTTTACTTACTCTGTGCAATTTTCTTGATCCTTCCTATTGGAACAGCCGATTTCACGACGAAAGCGATCTACTTTAAGAATGTCCTGATTATGGGGTTAATGTACTTCTTTGGCAGGAACACTACTTTAAAGGACGGAGAGTTCAGAACCATGTTTATGTTGATTATGGTCATTTTTGTTAGTGCATTTGGGTTAAATATTTTTGAAAAAATCACCCACCTCCACTTTCAGCATATTTCGGGATATGCCCTATATAATCGTGTCATTAATGATGTAGAGCCCTCTGGGAATTATGGATTAACTTGGACGTTTGAAACGCAAACCGCAGGGATGAGACTGGCATCGTTTTTCTCGGATCCTTTGGATTTGGCCAGTTCATGTTTGATCGGCTTTTCGGTGGGGTTGATCGGGTATTTGACGTCTAAGCGAGAGCAGTCTTGGCTGTTTATCTCAATTATGGTCTGTGCTTTGGGCAGTTTGTTTTTTGCTGCATCCCGGGCATCTTTCGCTTCTTTCTTTATCATGCTTTGTTTTATTGCGATGATTTTTAGGCTTTATGGATTGATCAAATTTGGGTTAATGCTGATATTGGGCTTTGTTATATATGTCGTTTATTTTTCCTCAGATGAATTTTATTACTTCGTAGTGGATACCCTGACTTTTGAAAATGCATCTAGCATGGGGCACCTTTTAGCTTGGATAGAGGCCTTTAACCAAATGGTGATCGCTCCCCTAGGATCTGGATTGGCCACAAGTGGTAATGCCTCTGGTGTGACAGATGAATTAAGAATTGGAGGTGAAAACCAGTTTCTGATATTTGGCGTTCAGCTCGGGGTATTGGGAATGTTGTTATACATTGCCATCTTGGCCACGGGAATTTGGACGGCCATACAAGCTTTTCGATATTCCAAGGATACCCATTTGGCCAGAATTGCCTTCGTCGCAGCAACAGTGAAAGTGGGGCTTTTGCTTCCATTATTTACGGCGAATGCTGAATTGTATGCCTTTGTATCTTGGGTAAGTTGGTGGATGATAGGGCTGAGTGTTAAAACCTACAATGAAACCGCTTACAATAGACAATTAATCCTCCAGCACAATTAA
- a CDS encoding metal-dependent phosphoesterase PHP family, translating to MQNLTLVSCLLLLTFSCKQQRTDAPEKQWYKGNLHTHSYWSDGDDYPEMIMDWYKSHDYDFIVLSDHNVLAKGEKWKRIPKSPVHEGAFEKYLEQFGEAWVEHREDSAGRTEVRLKTLEEYRPLFEEEGKFLIIQSEEISDSFEQKPLHMNVTNIQQKIEPQGGTSVADVLQRNLDKVKAQRTETGVSMFLHINHPNFVWAISPEDIIQLEGERFFEVYNGHPLVHNYGDSLRPSMEALWDKVQVAYRQDGKPLLYGLAVDDAHNYHVFNEKSSNPGRGWVMVKAKDLSAAALIEAMEAGEFYASTGVTLDAVQFDGQQLEVRVAAEEGIAYTIQFFGTKKTTPEKYGMLLHEVKGTRGTYKLQEDDLYVRAKVISSKPKQNPYQIGDKEVAWTQPVVKR from the coding sequence ATGCAAAACTTAACCCTTGTCAGCTGCTTATTGTTGTTAACTTTTTCATGTAAACAGCAGCGTACCGATGCTCCTGAAAAGCAATGGTACAAAGGCAACCTCCACACCCATTCTTACTGGAGTGACGGTGATGATTATCCCGAAATGATCATGGACTGGTACAAATCCCACGACTACGACTTCATCGTCCTCTCAGATCACAATGTACTGGCAAAAGGGGAGAAGTGGAAACGCATTCCAAAATCTCCTGTTCATGAAGGTGCTTTTGAGAAGTATTTAGAGCAGTTTGGGGAAGCATGGGTGGAGCACAGGGAGGACAGCGCTGGCAGGACAGAAGTGCGGCTAAAAACCTTGGAGGAATACCGGCCTCTTTTTGAGGAGGAAGGAAAATTTCTCATCATCCAATCGGAGGAAATCAGTGACAGCTTCGAGCAAAAACCGCTTCACATGAACGTGACAAATATCCAGCAAAAGATCGAGCCACAAGGGGGCACATCCGTAGCAGATGTCTTGCAGCGAAACCTGGACAAGGTAAAAGCACAGCGGACAGAAACCGGTGTTTCTATGTTTTTGCACATCAATCACCCCAACTTCGTCTGGGCCATTTCTCCGGAAGACATCATCCAGCTGGAGGGAGAACGCTTCTTTGAGGTGTACAATGGCCACCCGTTGGTGCACAACTACGGGGATTCCTTGCGCCCCAGCATGGAGGCACTTTGGGACAAGGTGCAAGTCGCTTATCGCCAAGACGGAAAGCCCTTACTTTACGGCTTAGCGGTGGATGATGCCCACAATTACCATGTGTTTAACGAAAAAAGCAGCAATCCCGGCCGTGGCTGGGTGATGGTAAAAGCCAAGGACCTTTCAGCAGCCGCGTTGATCGAAGCCATGGAAGCGGGGGAATTTTATGCCTCTACGGGCGTCACGTTGGATGCGGTCCAGTTTGATGGCCAGCAGCTGGAAGTCCGTGTGGCAGCAGAGGAAGGAATTGCCTATACCATTCAGTTTTTTGGCACTAAAAAAACTACTCCTGAAAAATATGGAATGCTTCTGCATGAGGTGAAGGGCACCCGTGGTACCTACAAGCTTCAGGAAGATGATCTGTACGTCAGGGCAAAAGTGATCTCCTCCAAACCCAAGCAAAATCCCTATCAAATCGGGGACAAAGAGGTGGCCTGGACCCAGCCGGTAGTAAAGAGATAA
- a CDS encoding glycosyltransferase family 4 protein, translating into MINKKTALILHSSSDLYGASRCVFRTVDALEASGFQSIVVLSDEGPLAAMLREKGTAVSIVKLGIMRRKYMNPKGLLNRLKCLYKANGALSKLIKKENVSLVYSNTAAVWIGAWLAKKKRLRHIWHIHEIIVTPTWFKKFIEKYVTYTGDLALCVSQAVIENMKPNVPAYMMKLVYNGIDYLPFKEAHYDLKAELGIAKDTILIGMIARVHFWKGQPYFLDVAKALAARHDHLHFVMVGDAFEGYEYLYDEINAKVEANGLTDKVSNLGYRTDIPKIMSGLDIFMLPSVLPDPLPTTVLEAMAAAKPVIATAHGGATEMVIDGETGYLVPWDEAEKASLAFDELIESPSKRHSMGQAGQERVIEHFSIEAYKENMGKVFREVMNVKNQE; encoded by the coding sequence ATGATCAATAAGAAAACTGCTTTGATCTTACACAGTTCATCAGATCTGTACGGGGCAAGTAGATGTGTGTTCAGAACGGTAGATGCCCTAGAAGCAAGTGGATTTCAATCCATCGTTGTCTTATCAGATGAAGGACCATTAGCTGCTATGCTGAGGGAAAAAGGAACCGCCGTGTCCATTGTCAAACTAGGCATTATGAGGCGGAAGTACATGAATCCAAAAGGTCTCCTGAATCGATTAAAATGCCTTTACAAGGCGAATGGTGCACTGTCAAAATTAATCAAGAAAGAAAACGTATCGCTAGTTTATTCCAATACTGCTGCTGTTTGGATAGGTGCTTGGTTAGCCAAAAAGAAAAGGCTGAGGCATATTTGGCACATACATGAAATTATAGTCACTCCAACTTGGTTCAAGAAATTTATCGAAAAGTATGTCACCTATACGGGGGATTTAGCCCTTTGTGTTTCCCAGGCAGTAATTGAAAACATGAAACCCAATGTACCAGCTTATATGATGAAGCTGGTTTACAACGGCATCGACTACCTTCCCTTCAAGGAAGCGCATTACGACCTGAAGGCCGAGTTAGGGATTGCTAAGGACACCATTTTGATCGGGATGATCGCCCGGGTACATTTCTGGAAAGGGCAGCCCTATTTTCTGGACGTCGCCAAAGCCTTGGCCGCGCGGCATGACCATCTTCACTTCGTCATGGTAGGGGATGCTTTTGAGGGCTACGAATATCTCTATGATGAAATCAATGCCAAGGTGGAAGCCAATGGCTTGACCGATAAAGTTTCCAACTTGGGCTACCGTACAGATATCCCCAAGATCATGAGCGGACTGGACATCTTTATGCTGCCTTCTGTCCTTCCCGACCCTCTTCCCACCACTGTGCTGGAGGCCATGGCCGCTGCCAAACCGGTCATCGCTACTGCCCATGGCGGGGCTACCGAAATGGTCATCGATGGTGAGACGGGATACTTGGTGCCTTGGGATGAGGCAGAAAAAGCATCCCTTGCATTTGATGAGCTGATCGAATCCCCTTCCAAACGGCATTCCATGGGGCAGGCAGGGCAGGAAAGAGTGATCGAGCATTTCTCCATCGAAGCCTATAAGGAAAATATGGGAAAAGTATTTAGGGAAGTTATGAATGTGAAGAACCAAGAGTAA
- a CDS encoding glycosyltransferase encodes MQNKPLHVAIFGAKGYPYVYGGYDTMVKELCERLVKKNVRVTVYCHRSLFKERPPQVNGIDLVYMPAIESKSFTQLTHSFFCMIHACFSSADVIFVVNSGNGPFGLISRMMRKPTAINVDGLEWLRPKWKGIGGKYFYWASKMATKFYDQLINDSDEMQRVYQELFQAPSKVIAYGSNPGLQADPALIQKWQLEKEGYYLIVGRLIPDNNADLIIEGFTKSASKRKLVVVGDVPYKDEFAERLKNIPDDRLLFTGYVKDQQELAALYRNCYAYFHGHEYGGTNPAMLKALGYDCAILALDTPFNQEMLQQGKHGWYFQKDTEDIVAVVEKAESSPEAMLQLRQTSRQGLTQKYDWDHVTEQYLEVFRQLAGR; translated from the coding sequence ATGCAAAACAAACCACTTCACGTCGCCATTTTCGGAGCCAAGGGGTATCCCTATGTGTATGGAGGGTACGATACCATGGTGAAGGAGCTGTGTGAAAGATTGGTAAAAAAGAATGTTCGGGTGACCGTTTACTGTCACCGGTCCCTGTTCAAGGAGCGGCCACCGCAGGTAAATGGCATCGACTTGGTCTATATGCCCGCCATCGAGTCCAAGAGCTTTACGCAGCTGACCCATTCATTTTTCTGTATGATCCATGCTTGCTTTTCCAGTGCAGATGTGATCTTTGTGGTCAACAGCGGCAATGGCCCATTTGGGCTGATCTCCCGAATGATGCGTAAACCTACTGCCATCAATGTGGACGGCCTGGAATGGCTCCGCCCAAAGTGGAAAGGCATCGGCGGCAAGTACTTTTATTGGGCGTCCAAGATGGCCACGAAATTTTATGACCAGTTGATCAATGACTCCGACGAGATGCAGCGGGTCTATCAAGAACTCTTCCAAGCCCCTTCCAAAGTCATTGCTTACGGCTCCAACCCGGGATTGCAGGCGGATCCTGCCCTGATCCAAAAATGGCAGTTGGAAAAGGAAGGTTATTACCTGATCGTCGGCCGGCTAATTCCCGATAACAATGCCGATTTGATCATCGAAGGCTTCACCAAATCTGCCAGTAAGCGGAAACTGGTAGTCGTAGGTGACGTTCCCTACAAGGATGAATTTGCCGAAAGGCTCAAAAATATCCCCGATGACCGGCTACTTTTTACAGGATATGTCAAAGACCAACAGGAATTGGCAGCGCTGTACCGGAACTGTTATGCCTATTTCCACGGGCATGAATACGGGGGAACCAACCCTGCCATGCTCAAGGCATTGGGCTATGACTGTGCCATCCTCGCACTGGACACGCCTTTTAATCAAGAAATGCTCCAGCAGGGGAAACATGGCTGGTATTTTCAGAAAGATACGGAAGATATCGTCGCAGTGGTGGAGAAGGCTGAAAGCAGCCCAGAAGCGATGCTTCAGCTCCGCCAAACCTCCCGTCAGGGGCTTACCCAGAAGTACGATTGGGACCATGTCACCGAGCAGTATTTGGAGGTGTTTAGGCAATTGGCGGGCAGGTAG
- a CDS encoding class I SAM-dependent methyltransferase, protein MSLIEKEAFIAALKSEITATGNEGDMSYFEVHHKRFGRVYDFLRKKAEHKQLKVLDIGSHYLHTSVLAKELGCAVDSMDVSAFWSLPFVKERAAKHGLNPIIEDDLSTLTVPAGKEEHYDIVLFTEIMEHITFNPINFWKAIHGMVKDGGLIYISTPNSLSLPGYVRTLKNLLGFRGVGIGVEMIHHSVTYGHHWKEYSAGEIKEYFEMLSDDFEVKVKKYSYRTYDLSGPHKGYRLLANLGNRLGFFAEDLEAVVTVNKGSGWKLASPNY, encoded by the coding sequence ATGAGTTTGATTGAAAAAGAGGCCTTTATTGCAGCCCTGAAAAGTGAAATTACAGCCACGGGCAATGAAGGGGACATGTCCTATTTTGAGGTGCACCACAAGCGGTTTGGCCGGGTGTATGATTTTCTTCGAAAAAAGGCAGAACATAAACAGTTGAAAGTGCTCGACATCGGCAGCCATTACCTGCATACCTCCGTCCTGGCGAAGGAATTGGGGTGTGCGGTGGACAGCATGGATGTATCAGCCTTTTGGTCGCTGCCCTTTGTGAAGGAACGTGCTGCCAAGCATGGCCTTAATCCCATCATTGAAGATGATTTGAGCACCTTGACCGTGCCTGCGGGAAAGGAAGAGCATTATGATATCGTGCTTTTTACGGAGATCATGGAGCATATTACCTTTAATCCCATCAACTTCTGGAAGGCCATTCACGGCATGGTAAAGGACGGTGGATTGATCTATATTTCCACACCAAATAGCTTGAGCCTGCCGGGCTATGTCAGGACATTGAAGAATCTGTTGGGTTTTCGAGGAGTGGGAATTGGCGTAGAGATGATCCATCACAGCGTGACTTATGGTCATCACTGGAAAGAGTACAGTGCAGGAGAGATCAAGGAATATTTTGAGATGCTGAGTGATGATTTTGAGGTGAAGGTCAAAAAGTATAGCTATCGAACGTACGACCTCTCTGGCCCGCATAAGGGATACCGGCTACTGGCCAACTTGGGCAATCGCCTTGGTTTTTTTGCGGAGGACCTGGAAGCAGTGGTCACGGTAAACAAGGGAAGTGGGTGGAAATTGGCCTCGCCAAACTACTAA